The following proteins come from a genomic window of Gordonia westfalica:
- a CDS encoding MSMEG_0568 family radical SAM protein: MTVSTRVDLALLGIRGEPPVQRTGGAGPSDDGHLMVDGLHAAIPRNPQSPFVFDGDRVLYDGVDVGIEVEAIGRPRFYDLQTADGVSYEKIARLHGRNVLATTVVQTCIRYDESERCRFCSIEESLRSGSTIAVKKPDQLAEVARAAVELDGITQMVMTTGTTNGRDRGARHLARCVRAIKDAVPNLPIQVQCEPPADLAVLTELREAGADAIGIHVESLDDDVRRRWMPGKSSVSMDEYRAAWAEAVRVFGRNQVSTYLLVGLGEDTDEMIAGAKELADTGVYPFIVPFRRHAGTLAVDVDDAPAPDPAIVEKISREVAGHLTLIGMSGADQRAGCAACGACSILPTVGG; the protein is encoded by the coding sequence ATGACAGTATCCACACGAGTTGACCTGGCACTGCTCGGGATTCGAGGCGAGCCGCCCGTGCAGCGGACCGGCGGTGCGGGGCCCAGCGACGACGGCCATCTCATGGTCGACGGCCTGCATGCCGCGATCCCCCGGAACCCGCAGAGTCCGTTCGTCTTCGACGGCGACCGCGTCCTGTACGACGGCGTGGACGTCGGCATCGAGGTCGAGGCGATCGGCCGACCCCGCTTCTACGACCTGCAGACCGCCGACGGCGTCAGCTACGAGAAGATCGCCCGCCTGCACGGCCGCAACGTCCTGGCGACCACGGTGGTGCAGACGTGCATCCGATACGACGAGTCCGAGCGGTGCCGGTTCTGCTCCATTGAGGAGTCGCTGCGATCGGGATCGACGATCGCGGTGAAGAAGCCCGATCAACTGGCCGAGGTCGCGCGTGCCGCAGTCGAACTCGACGGCATCACCCAGATGGTGATGACCACCGGCACGACCAATGGCCGTGATCGCGGGGCCAGGCACCTCGCACGCTGCGTCCGCGCGATCAAGGACGCGGTCCCCAACCTTCCGATCCAGGTCCAGTGCGAACCGCCCGCCGACCTCGCGGTCCTCACCGAACTGCGCGAGGCCGGCGCGGATGCGATCGGCATCCACGTCGAATCGCTCGACGACGACGTGCGGCGCCGGTGGATGCCGGGCAAGTCGTCGGTCTCGATGGACGAGTACCGCGCCGCATGGGCGGAAGCGGTGCGCGTGTTCGGGCGCAACCAGGTGTCGACGTATCTACTCGTCGGGCTCGGTGAGGACACCGACGAGATGATTGCCGGCGCCAAGGAACTCGCCGACACGGGCGTCTACCCGTTCATCGTGCCGTTCCGTCGTCACGCGGGAACGCTCGCCGTGGACGTCGACGATGCGCCCGCACCGGATCCGGCGATCGTGGAGAAGATCAGCCGCGAGGTCGCCGGGCATCTCACCCTCATCGGGATGTCCGGGGCGGATCAGCGGGCCGGGTGCGCGGCGTGCGGGGCGTGCAGCATCCTGCCGACGGTGGGTGGCTGA
- a CDS encoding MSMEG_0567/sll0787 family protein, whose amino-acid sequence MEGSFRYAPPQAPGLLKEQGPSAPQAPGLLKEQGPPAPQAPGLLKEQGPSAPQAPGLLKEQRPVELSILAGRRRVVARPDFLITVADTAAEHTAYRAMRHHEFVDRQGLFAHSDLDDTDDDPRTVVLVATLADGTLAGGVRVAPVRWDGASDTEDIGWWFGSRLVVADPGHAAGIGPALVRAACAHIEQQGALRFDATVQDRYARMFQRLGWEDCGAGPVIAGQAHREMRWAIHRIQRTVDGTKAVLAGALAPFAEQDGGLGAAGFRGDDGVPLPGTDVIAACDAIIPSMIERDPEWAGWCSVLVNINDLSAMGARPIGLLDAVGAPTTSHLTRIIRGISAAARAWQTPVLGGHTQVGVPSALSVTALGTTGSPLRAGGGAVGDTVTLHADLGGSWRPGYHDRQWDSTSSRSSDELCAMAGHLAKVGPAAAKDVSMAGIAGTLGMLAEASGTGAELDVTAVPRPDAASTGAWLTCFPGYAMLSTDRPGRRADVPAPSTLSIADCGRLTAEPGVRLRWPDGASTVAVASTVTGLGAA is encoded by the coding sequence ATGGAGGGGTCCTTTCGATACGCCCCTCCGCAAGCTCCGGGGCTACTCAAGGAGCAGGGACCTTCCGCTCCGCAAGCTCCGGGACTACTCAAGGAGCAGGGACCGCCCGCTCCGCAAGCTCCGGGACTACTCAAGGAGCAGGGGCCTTCCGCTCCGCAAGCTCCGGGGCTACTCAAGGAGCAGCGGCCGGTTGAGCTGTCGATCCTCGCCGGCCGACGCCGCGTCGTCGCACGTCCGGATTTCCTCATCACGGTCGCCGACACCGCCGCCGAGCACACCGCTTACCGCGCGATGCGGCATCACGAATTCGTCGATCGGCAGGGCCTTTTCGCGCATTCCGACCTGGACGACACGGACGACGACCCGCGCACGGTGGTCCTCGTCGCGACCCTCGCGGACGGGACGCTCGCCGGCGGGGTTCGCGTTGCGCCGGTGCGGTGGGACGGAGCGTCGGACACCGAGGACATCGGTTGGTGGTTCGGTAGCCGACTCGTGGTCGCCGACCCCGGGCACGCGGCCGGGATCGGTCCGGCGCTCGTCCGGGCCGCCTGCGCGCACATCGAACAACAGGGCGCACTGCGTTTCGACGCCACCGTGCAGGATCGTTACGCGCGAATGTTCCAGCGGCTCGGCTGGGAGGACTGCGGCGCGGGCCCGGTGATCGCGGGTCAGGCACATCGCGAGATGCGGTGGGCGATCCATCGCATCCAGCGGACCGTCGACGGCACCAAAGCGGTTCTCGCCGGGGCACTTGCGCCATTCGCCGAACAGGATGGCGGGCTCGGGGCGGCGGGTTTCCGCGGCGACGACGGCGTCCCGCTGCCCGGGACCGACGTGATCGCGGCCTGCGATGCGATCATCCCGTCGATGATCGAACGCGATCCCGAGTGGGCCGGTTGGTGTTCGGTGCTGGTCAACATCAACGACCTGTCGGCGATGGGTGCACGGCCGATCGGACTGCTCGACGCCGTCGGTGCCCCCACGACCTCGCATCTCACCCGCATCATCCGCGGTATCTCCGCCGCGGCACGGGCCTGGCAGACACCGGTTCTCGGCGGTCACACCCAAGTCGGTGTGCCGTCGGCGCTGTCGGTGACGGCGTTGGGCACCACCGGCAGTCCGCTGCGGGCCGGTGGCGGCGCCGTCGGCGACACCGTGACGCTGCACGCCGACCTCGGCGGGTCCTGGCGGCCCGGTTATCACGACCGTCAGTGGGACTCGACGAGTTCGCGCAGCAGCGACGAACTCTGTGCGATGGCAGGTCATCTCGCGAAGGTCGGACCCGCGGCCGCGAAGGATGTGAGCATGGCCGGGATCGCCGGGACACTCGGCATGCTCGCCGAGGCGTCGGGCACCGGAGCAGAACTCGACGTGACCGCCGTGCCGCGGCCGGACGCGGCGTCGACGGGTGCATGGCTGACCTGCTTCCCCGGATACGCGATGCTCAGTACGGACCGACCGGGTCGTCGTGCGGATGTACCGGCCCCGAGCACGCTGTCCATCGCGGACTGCGGACGTCTCACCGCCGAGCCCGGGGTGCGGTTGCGCTGGCCCGACGGCGCGTCGACCGTCGCGGTGGCCTCCACGGTCACCGGGCTGGGGGCCGCGTGA
- a CDS encoding carbon-nitrogen hydrolase family protein — protein sequence MSTVTLGALAAHFGRDVERGVSKAVGIVEAAVRDGVGLLVFPDATLGGYLGDLRNPDPDELPPALDPDGPELAALIAAAGDTTVCIGYTEADGDRHYNTAVCVSGDGILGTHRKVHQPAGESLAYAAGDEFRSFDTPVGRVGMLIDYDKTFPESARTLALDGARIIAALSAWPASVTDRAARLPADRQSRLFDLYDCARAAENQVFVVSSNQTGVMGSLRFLGQAKVVGPGGDILATTRSKGGLASATVDVDAEIDRARRVLSHLAELRPDSYRTASSEAVTSPAGTPRAGPVADLS from the coding sequence ATGAGCACTGTCACCCTCGGTGCTCTCGCCGCGCACTTCGGACGCGACGTGGAGCGCGGTGTGTCCAAGGCCGTCGGCATCGTCGAGGCGGCCGTCCGCGACGGCGTCGGTCTGCTCGTCTTTCCCGACGCGACGCTCGGCGGCTACCTCGGCGACCTGCGGAATCCCGATCCCGACGAGCTGCCCCCGGCGCTGGATCCGGACGGGCCCGAACTGGCCGCGCTCATCGCCGCCGCGGGCGACACGACGGTCTGCATCGGCTACACCGAGGCCGACGGTGACCGGCACTACAACACCGCGGTCTGTGTCTCCGGGGACGGGATTCTCGGCACGCACCGCAAGGTCCACCAACCTGCCGGTGAGTCCCTCGCGTACGCGGCCGGGGACGAGTTCCGCTCCTTCGACACCCCGGTCGGCCGGGTCGGCATGCTCATCGACTACGACAAGACCTTCCCGGAGTCGGCGCGGACCCTCGCCCTCGACGGTGCGCGGATCATCGCCGCCCTGTCCGCCTGGCCGGCGAGCGTGACCGACCGCGCCGCCCGGTTGCCCGCCGACCGGCAGTCACGCCTGTTCGACCTGTACGACTGCGCCCGCGCCGCCGAGAACCAGGTGTTCGTCGTGTCGTCGAACCAGACCGGGGTCATGGGCTCGCTGCGGTTCCTCGGACAGGCGAAGGTCGTCGGACCCGGCGGTGACATCCTCGCCACCACGCGCTCCAAGGGTGGGCTCGCGTCCGCGACGGTCGACGTCGACGCGGAGATCGACCGCGCGCGTCGCGTGCTGAGCCACCTCGCCGAGCTGCGGCCGGACTCCTATCGAACGGCGTCCTCAGAGGCCGTGACAAGTCCGGCCGGGACACCTCGGGCCGGGCCGGTCGCGGACCTATCATGA
- a CDS encoding MSMEG_0565 family glycosyltransferase gives MTGVDSPSPRVALLTYSTKPRGGVVHTLNLAEAMARLGVDVTVWSLARGGDDGFFREVDPAVTLRLVPFADRENETITDRIVRSIGTLRDAFDARDFDIVHAQDCISANAVGTCIRTIHHLDQFTTPILVECHEKAVVNPYARICVSRAVADEVRHGWGFTPDVIPNGVAYQRFADAASDDAEAVEARDRWAEKLGEYVLAVGGIEPRKGSIDLLNAYALLRERHPELSLVFAGGETLFDYRDYRADFDRLRAELDVEPIVLGNVPDGELPSLVAASRVFAFPSVKEGFGLAAMEALSAGRPVVTRELPILREVFGDTVAYASTVPELADALSDALTPDPTRVDAGRSLAASLTWEDAARRHLEFYARHPLPTHVDARR, from the coding sequence ATGACCGGTGTGGACTCCCCCTCGCCGCGCGTCGCCCTGCTGACCTACTCGACGAAACCGCGTGGCGGCGTGGTTCACACGTTGAACCTGGCCGAGGCGATGGCGCGACTCGGCGTCGATGTGACGGTCTGGTCGCTGGCGCGCGGTGGCGACGATGGATTCTTCCGCGAGGTGGATCCCGCGGTGACGCTGCGGCTGGTGCCGTTCGCAGATCGGGAGAACGAGACGATCACCGACCGCATCGTGCGATCCATCGGCACCCTGCGCGACGCCTTCGACGCTCGCGACTTCGACATCGTCCACGCCCAGGACTGCATCAGCGCCAATGCCGTCGGCACGTGTATCCGCACGATCCACCATCTCGACCAGTTCACGACGCCGATCCTCGTCGAATGTCACGAGAAGGCCGTCGTGAATCCGTATGCGCGGATATGTGTGTCGCGGGCGGTCGCCGACGAGGTGCGGCACGGGTGGGGATTCACTCCCGATGTCATCCCGAATGGTGTTGCGTATCAACGGTTCGCCGATGCCGCGTCGGATGATGCCGAGGCAGTGGAAGCACGTGATCGATGGGCCGAGAAGCTCGGTGAGTACGTGCTCGCCGTCGGCGGCATCGAACCGCGCAAGGGCAGCATCGACCTGCTGAACGCGTATGCATTGCTGCGAGAGCGACATCCGGAGTTGTCGCTGGTCTTCGCCGGCGGGGAAACGCTGTTCGACTACCGGGACTATCGCGCCGACTTCGACCGTCTCCGTGCCGAACTCGACGTCGAACCGATCGTGCTCGGCAACGTGCCCGACGGCGAGCTGCCGTCGCTGGTCGCCGCGAGCCGGGTGTTCGCGTTCCCGTCGGTCAAGGAAGGGTTCGGGCTGGCCGCGATGGAGGCTCTGTCCGCCGGACGGCCGGTGGTGACCCGCGAACTGCCCATCCTCCGGGAGGTGTTCGGCGACACCGTCGCCTACGCATCGACGGTGCCCGAACTCGCCGACGCACTTTCGGACGCGCTGACGCCCGACCCAACGCGCGTCGACGCCGGGCGGTCGCTGGCAGCGTCGTTGACGTGGGAGGACGCGGCCCGTCGTCATCTCGAGTTCTATGCCCGCCATCCGCTGCCAACGCACGTCGACGCGCGCAGATGA
- a CDS encoding DMT family transporter, with protein MSEHPRAAERAGILAVTLTAFLWGTSGTVAALAPALSAVTIGAIAMSGGGLLQGAINARAVRAAWPSLRQRWPTVLAGGVCVAIYPLCFYGSMRVGGVALGTVVSLASAPLFSAVIERVAEGRALTTRWSVACLLGIAGSVALALSRSESSHGDVVSDSSASTWGVVLGLGAGATYAGFSWAMRRLMNQGLARGASAGGVMGLGGVLLLPVVAVCVPSVIDHPEGLVVLAYLVVVPQFLGYVLFSRGLGRIDSSTATTITLIEPAVATVLAVVVLSEPITAVGWVGIGVLAVALVVLMVPARRRRSVSVGQRSTPSGIRAVDEEVMHEAVPRGRRGT; from the coding sequence ATGAGCGAGCATCCGCGCGCCGCCGAACGCGCCGGCATCCTCGCGGTGACGCTCACGGCGTTCCTGTGGGGGACGTCGGGGACGGTCGCCGCCCTGGCGCCGGCGCTCAGTGCGGTCACGATCGGTGCGATCGCCATGTCGGGCGGCGGGTTGTTGCAGGGCGCGATCAACGCTCGTGCGGTCCGCGCCGCGTGGCCGTCGTTGAGGCAGAGATGGCCGACGGTGCTGGCGGGCGGCGTGTGCGTGGCGATCTACCCGCTGTGCTTCTACGGGTCGATGCGCGTCGGCGGCGTGGCGTTGGGCACCGTGGTGTCCCTGGCGTCGGCACCGTTATTCTCGGCAGTCATCGAACGGGTCGCCGAGGGTCGGGCGTTGACGACGCGGTGGTCTGTTGCCTGTCTGTTGGGTATCGCCGGGAGTGTCGCTCTTGCTCTGTCGCGTAGCGAGTCCTCGCATGGGGACGTCGTGTCCGACAGCAGCGCGTCGACGTGGGGTGTCGTCCTCGGGCTGGGGGCGGGTGCGACGTATGCGGGGTTCTCGTGGGCGATGCGTCGGCTGATGAATCAAGGTCTCGCCCGCGGGGCGTCGGCCGGTGGCGTGATGGGACTGGGTGGGGTGCTGTTGCTGCCGGTGGTCGCCGTTTGTGTGCCGTCCGTGATCGACCATCCGGAAGGCCTTGTCGTTCTCGCGTATCTGGTCGTCGTGCCGCAGTTCCTCGGTTATGTGCTGTTCAGCCGCGGACTGGGACGGATCGACAGCTCGACCGCCACCACCATCACCCTCATCGAACCCGCCGTCGCCACGGTGCTGGCAGTCGTGGTGCTGTCGGAACCGATCACCGCGGTCGGCTGGGTGGGCATCGGTGTGCTGGCGGTGGCGCTCGTCGTGTTGATGGTTCCCGCGCGGCGTCGGCGATCGGTTAGCGTCGGGCAGAGAAGTACGCCGAGCGGCATACGTGCCGTGGATGAGGAGGTCATGCATGAAGCAGTTCCGAGAGGCCGTCGAGGCACGTGA
- a CDS encoding nuclear transport factor 2 family protein translates to MKQFREAVEARDAQAMQDLLADDVVFTSPVAFKPYPGKAITSAILRGVLRVFEDFRYVREINDAGGRDSALVFEASVNGKAVTGCDFIHVNDDGKIDDFMVMVRPLSGAQALADAMGAQFDQIAAEAAAETAGGTKA, encoded by the coding sequence ATGAAGCAGTTCCGAGAGGCCGTCGAGGCACGTGACGCGCAGGCGATGCAGGACCTGCTCGCCGACGACGTCGTCTTCACCAGCCCGGTCGCATTCAAGCCGTACCCGGGTAAGGCGATCACCTCGGCCATTCTGCGGGGCGTGCTGCGCGTCTTCGAGGACTTCCGCTACGTCCGGGAGATCAACGACGCCGGGGGTCGGGATTCGGCGCTCGTGTTCGAGGCCAGCGTCAACGGCAAGGCCGTCACCGGATGCGACTTCATCCACGTCAACGACGACGGCAAGATCGACGACTTCATGGTGATGGTCCGGCCGCTCTCGGGTGCGCAGGCACTCGCCGACGCGATGGGGGCGCAGTTCGACCAGATCGCGGCCGAAGCGGCAGCCGAGACCGCTGGAGGAACCAAGGCATGA
- a CDS encoding LLM class F420-dependent oxidoreductase: MKLGLQLGYWAAQPPAGHADLVAAAEKAGFDSIFTAEAWGSDAYTPLAWLGSSTSRVRLGTSVLQLSARTPTACAMAALTLDHLSGGRHIVGLGVSGPQVVEGWYGQKFAKPLGRTREYIDIMRQVWAREAPVTSAGPHYPLPYNGEGASGLGKPLKPITHPLRADIPVMLGAEGPKNVALAAEIADGWLPLFYTPRMADTYNAWLDEGFAKPGARRSRADFEVIATAQIVITDDREATYAAIKPFLALYMGGMGSEDTNFHAEVYRRMGYSDVVDEVTTLFRSDRKEEAAQIIPDAVVEDSAIVGDVDHVREQIKVWEASGVTTMLVSPRTIEEIDQLADLIS; encoded by the coding sequence ATGAAACTCGGACTGCAACTCGGATATTGGGCCGCGCAGCCGCCGGCCGGTCACGCCGACCTCGTCGCCGCCGCCGAAAAGGCCGGCTTCGACTCCATCTTCACCGCCGAGGCATGGGGATCGGATGCCTACACGCCGCTGGCTTGGCTCGGGTCGTCGACGAGCCGTGTGCGACTGGGCACCTCGGTTCTGCAGCTGTCGGCCCGGACGCCCACTGCCTGCGCGATGGCCGCGCTGACCCTCGACCATCTCTCCGGTGGCCGGCACATCGTCGGACTCGGCGTGTCCGGTCCGCAGGTCGTCGAGGGCTGGTACGGGCAGAAGTTCGCCAAGCCGCTGGGACGCACGCGTGAGTACATCGACATCATGCGTCAGGTCTGGGCGCGGGAGGCCCCGGTCACCAGCGCCGGACCGCACTACCCCCTGCCGTACAACGGCGAGGGGGCGTCAGGCCTGGGCAAGCCGCTCAAGCCGATCACGCACCCGTTGCGGGCCGACATCCCGGTGATGCTCGGCGCCGAGGGACCGAAGAACGTCGCGCTCGCAGCCGAGATCGCCGACGGCTGGCTGCCGCTGTTCTACACACCGCGTATGGCCGACACCTACAACGCGTGGCTCGACGAGGGTTTCGCCAAGCCGGGCGCCCGGCGGAGTCGCGCGGACTTCGAGGTCATCGCGACCGCACAGATCGTCATCACCGACGATCGGGAGGCGACCTACGCCGCGATCAAGCCCTTCCTCGCGCTGTACATGGGTGGAATGGGCAGTGAGGACACCAACTTCCACGCCGAGGTGTACCGCCGGATGGGGTACTCCGACGTCGTCGACGAGGTGACCACGCTGTTCCGCTCGGACCGCAAAGAAGAAGCGGCGCAGATCATTCCCGACGCGGTCGTCGAGGACTCGGCGATCGTCGGAGACGTCGATCACGTCCGCGAGCAGATCAAGGTGTGGGAAGCATCCGGCGTCACCACGATGCTGGTCTCCCCGCGCACGATCGAGGAGATCGATCAGCTCGCCGACCTGATCAGCTGA
- a CDS encoding polyketide cyclase, with translation MPSPARFTIIDDVVAFPTPTAVTFDYLTDPSNRPEWQSSLRRIDDLQTIGDRAGDVGTSWSDVTVVPGVAPRLEVTDCEPYRLWREVGTWRSVHAVLTLGFDERSDGGTDVRATATLTVPLVGVPVLLANRWPAAWAIRADLARAARLVVDHDGR, from the coding sequence ATGCCGTCCCCCGCCCGGTTCACCATCATCGACGACGTCGTCGCGTTCCCGACGCCGACGGCGGTCACCTTCGACTACCTCACCGATCCGAGCAATCGGCCTGAGTGGCAGTCGAGTCTGCGTCGCATCGACGACCTGCAGACGATCGGTGACCGGGCGGGTGACGTCGGCACCAGTTGGAGCGATGTCACCGTCGTACCGGGTGTGGCTCCACGACTGGAGGTGACCGACTGCGAACCGTATCGGTTGTGGCGCGAGGTCGGTACGTGGCGGTCGGTCCATGCGGTGCTGACGTTGGGGTTCGACGAGCGGTCCGACGGCGGCACGGATGTGCGGGCGACGGCGACGTTGACCGTCCCGCTCGTCGGCGTGCCCGTGCTGCTGGCGAACCGGTGGCCGGCGGCATGGGCGATCCGCGCCGACCTCGCCCGCGCCGCCCGGCTCGTCGTCGACCATGATGGTCGGTGA
- a CDS encoding FKBP-type peptidyl-prolyl cis-trans isomerase: MKNATLALGAALILTVAGCSSDSDSDSGTTEATGTAAAGNTDTGSAPTSCPTAPAKDDAKPQWTFKGATGGLEMVAATATEAPKITVQSPFSVDQTVVETLVEGDGPVVAETASVTVCYVGVNGRNGDEFDSAYKTGSPVDFPLNGVIPGFSKAIAGQKVGSKVGVAMTSADGYAQGQPSAGIEPGDTLIFEIGILAAS; encoded by the coding sequence ATGAAGAATGCGACGCTCGCGCTCGGCGCGGCCCTCATCCTCACGGTGGCCGGTTGTAGCTCCGACTCCGATTCCGATTCCGGCACAACCGAAGCCACCGGCACCGCCGCGGCCGGCAACACCGACACCGGCTCGGCCCCCACCAGCTGCCCGACGGCGCCGGCCAAGGACGACGCCAAGCCGCAGTGGACCTTCAAGGGCGCCACCGGCGGCCTCGAGATGGTCGCCGCGACCGCGACCGAAGCCCCGAAGATCACCGTCCAGTCGCCGTTCAGCGTTGATCAGACCGTGGTCGAAACCCTCGTCGAGGGTGACGGACCGGTCGTCGCCGAGACCGCGTCGGTGACCGTCTGCTATGTCGGCGTCAACGGGCGCAACGGCGACGAGTTCGACAGCGCGTACAAGACGGGCTCCCCCGTCGACTTCCCGCTCAACGGCGTCATCCCGGGCTTCAGCAAGGCGATCGCCGGGCAGAAGGTCGGCTCCAAGGTCGGCGTCGCGATGACGTCGGCCGACGGCTACGCCCAGGGCCAGCCGAGCGCCGGTATCGAGCCCGGTGACACGCTCATCTTCGAGATCGGGATCCTCGCCGCGTCGTAG
- a CDS encoding cytochrome P450, producing the protein MASRKKQIQGALGKLSSKYPSKERPLAVPPAGSDLKPVMGDPGIPFLGNTLEALADPLKSAMERFERYGQVSWSGALGMNMVTLVGPDAIEAVWMNRKKAFSSELGWEPMIGPFFRRGVMLMDFDEHMQHRRIMQQAFSRPRLNGYLDIMTPHIEKTLANWQVGQGFRMYSNTKDLTLSLATEVFMGAHVSEAEAHRLEKAFEAAVRGGQAMVRKDVGNWTWAQGLRGREVLQEYFRSEIPLRRGNDADDLFSVLCNSESDEGETFTDEDIVNHMIFVMMAAHDTSTIALSMLTYFLGRHPEWQQRLREESLALNKPTIDYDDVDKLPSMELAFKETLRLNAPVGMLFRMAIEDTEICGHFIPKGTLLAIHPWATMLRKEWWPNPTHFDPERFSAERREDKVHRFAWAPFGGGAHKCIGLYFGGMEVKSILHQMLQRFEWTVPAGYRPELTYGTGPTPADGLPIDLRHRAL; encoded by the coding sequence ATGGCTAGTCGCAAGAAGCAGATCCAGGGCGCGCTCGGCAAGCTGAGCAGCAAGTACCCCAGTAAGGAGCGTCCGCTGGCCGTGCCGCCCGCCGGGTCGGACCTCAAGCCGGTCATGGGCGATCCGGGTATCCCGTTCCTCGGCAACACCCTCGAAGCCCTCGCCGACCCGCTGAAGTCTGCGATGGAGCGCTTCGAGCGCTACGGCCAGGTGTCCTGGTCGGGTGCGCTCGGGATGAACATGGTGACTCTCGTCGGACCCGACGCGATCGAGGCCGTCTGGATGAACCGCAAGAAGGCCTTCTCCAGCGAACTCGGCTGGGAACCGATGATCGGTCCGTTCTTCCGTCGTGGCGTCATGCTCATGGACTTCGACGAGCACATGCAGCACCGCCGCATCATGCAGCAGGCGTTCAGCCGCCCGCGCCTGAACGGCTACCTGGACATCATGACGCCGCACATCGAGAAGACCCTCGCCAACTGGCAGGTGGGCCAGGGCTTCCGCATGTACTCCAACACCAAGGACCTGACGCTCTCGCTGGCCACCGAGGTCTTCATGGGTGCGCACGTCAGCGAAGCCGAGGCGCACCGCCTCGAGAAGGCCTTCGAGGCCGCAGTGCGCGGTGGACAGGCCATGGTTCGCAAGGACGTCGGCAACTGGACCTGGGCGCAGGGACTCCGCGGACGCGAGGTCCTGCAGGAGTACTTCCGCTCCGAGATCCCGCTGCGACGCGGCAACGACGCCGACGACCTGTTCAGCGTCCTCTGCAACAGCGAGAGCGACGAGGGTGAGACCTTCACCGACGAGGACATCGTCAACCACATGATCTTCGTGATGATGGCCGCGCACGACACGTCCACCATCGCGCTGTCGATGCTCACCTACTTCCTCGGCCGCCACCCCGAGTGGCAGCAGCGTCTGCGCGAGGAATCGCTGGCCCTCAACAAGCCGACCATCGACTACGACGACGTCGACAAGCTTCCGAGCATGGAGCTCGCATTCAAGGAGACGCTGCGCCTCAACGCCCCCGTCGGCATGCTGTTCCGCATGGCCATCGAGGACACCGAGATCTGCGGGCACTTCATCCCGAAGGGCACCCTGCTGGCCATCCACCCGTGGGCGACCATGCTGCGCAAGGAATGGTGGCCCAACCCGACCCACTTCGATCCCGAACGCTTCTCGGCGGAGCGTCGCGAGGACAAGGTCCACCGCTTCGCGTGGGCCCCGTTCGGCGGCGGTGCGCACAAGTGCATCGGCCTGTACTTCGGTGGCATGGAAGTGAAGTCGATCCTGCACCAGATGCTGCAGCGCTTCGAGTGGACGGTCCCGGCCGGCTACCGCCCGGAGCTCACCTACGGCACGGGCCCGACCCCGGCTGACGGTCTCCCGATCGACCTCCGGCACCGCGCGCTGTAA